One segment of Primulina tabacum isolate GXHZ01 chromosome 14, ASM2559414v2, whole genome shotgun sequence DNA contains the following:
- the LOC142525036 gene encoding uncharacterized protein LOC142525036, with amino-acid sequence MIVLSWNSHSQNIEDIRVRLGFETCFAVDRLGRSGGIGVLWRKTRDFTIVNYSRNHVDLIVSDEEHGEWRCTGYYAFPERHRRRDSWNFIRSLAAQSSLSWLCIGNYKDMLSTEDNRGRVTHPQWLLRGFREAIDDCNLTDIPLNGHQFTWERSRDSDNFVEERIDRAMGTPTWAEKFPMARLRNLNAPVSDHSPILLETEVREIAVHKQRFRFENRWLRKPDLNSIMEDFWERNKKIDVIRSLYEVLDEVRPCVTDSQNEKLVMSFTTEEFKEAVFDMKPDKSLGPDGFNPAFFQRFWAIIETEVVSSCVGWLHDMNFPLTLNDTNVAMEIMTPHRGLRQGDPLSPYLFIICTEGLSALIRNAERLGHIHGIKVCRGAPSISHLFFADDSMLFFRANATEGNYVKNIIEREAIDGGSVTVVTSTFGLDPWLRDSSNYFVEKAMIPELHDWTVQDLMVPGSREWDHEIIETIFEIRDTKEITEIPLVQIQLRDKRIWHFSKNGAYTVQSGYHVAMSLDVNLESRKIQGNWKALWKVDVPPKIKSFLWRACRKCLPHRIYLHKRGIQVSALCVVCNKDMETSWHTFITCPYARECWANAKLNQVVEAQAEVAEGFTQWLFKIIQDLSGAELRNFISLARSNKEVHDASTRNHYGIWTPPPSGTVKCNIDAAFFDDIKSAGISMVVRNDEGRFLMARTNLIKGLCCVREGEAIGLLEALSWIRNSNYPKVLFEVDALTVYNAMTESAVDITEFGGIMGRCRDIVATNPCFSVHFTRRQANEVAHVLAKHSRFYASPCVWSETPMCIGALMNMYVPLPICY; translated from the exons ATGATTGTCTTAAGCTGGAATT ctcattcacaaaatatcGAAGACATTCGTGTCCGGCTTGGTTTTGAAACTTGCTTTGCAGTTGATAGATTAGGACGTAGCGGTGGTATTGGGGTACTTTGGAGAAAAACTAGGGATTTCACGATAGTCAATTACTCTAGAAATCATGTGGATCTCATTGTTTCTGATGAAGAGCATGGAGAATGGCGTTGCACAGGATACTATGCCTTCCCAGAAAGGCACCGTAGAAGAGATTCATGGAACTTTATTCGCTCACTTGCTGCACAATCCAGTCTGTCGTGGTTATGTATCGGCAATTACAAAGATATGCTTTCTACTGAAGACAATCGAGGAAGAGTTACTCACCCACAGTGGCTCCTACGTGGCTTTAGAGAAGCCATTGATGACTGTAATTTAACGGACATCCCGCTCAACGGTCACCAATTCACGTGGGAAAGAAGCAGAGATTCTGATAATTTCGTGGAAGAGAGGATCGACCGAGCTATGGGTACACCGACATGGGCAGAAAAATTCCCAATGGCAAGACTCCGTAATCTTAATGCACCAGTGTCGGATCATTCCCCGATCTTGCTCGAAACAGAGGTCAGAGAAATAGCTGTCCATAAGCAACGTTTCCGTTTCGAAAATCGTTGGCTTAGAAAACCTGACCTGAATTCAATTATGGAAGATTTTTGGGAGAGAAACAAGAAGATAGATGTGATACGAAG CCTATATGAAGTGTTAGACGAGGTTCGACCTTGTGTCACAGATAGCCAAAACGAAAAATTGGTAATGTCGTTCACGACAGAAGAGTTTAAAGAAGCTGTCTTCGACATGAAACCGGATAAGTCCCTAGGCCCTGATGGTTTTAACCCGGCATTCTTTCAACGATTCTGGGCAATAATTGAGACAGAAGTAGTTTCAAGCTGTGTAGGGTGGCTACATGATATGAATTTTCCCCTTACACTCAATGACACAAATGTG GCTATGGAAATTATGACACCACACCGCGGGCTTCGCCAAGGTGACCCTCTATCACCATATCTCTTTATTATATGCACCGAAGGACTATCGGCGCTCATCCGGAATGCTGAAAGGCTAGGACACATTCATGGAATTAAAGTTTGTCGAGGAGCTCCATCAATAAGTCATCTCTTCTTCGCCGATGACAGTATGCTTTTCTTCCGAGCCAATGCTACTGAAGGGAATTATGTGAAGAACATTATTGAAAG AGAGGCTATAGATGGAGGATCGGTGACGGTAGTCACATCAACATTTGGACTGGACCCGTGGCTTCGTGATTCCTCAAATTATTTTGTGGAAAAAGCTATGATCCCAGAGTTACATGACTGGACAGTGCAAGATTTGATGGTGCCGGGCTCACGAGAATGGGATCATGAAATCATTGAAACAATCTTTGAGATCAGGGACACTAAAGAAATCACGGAAATCCCACTAGTACAGATACAACTCCGAGATAAGCGAATTTGGCATTTCAGCAAGAATGGGGCTTACACAGTGCAGTCAGGCTACCATGTGGCTATGAGCTTGGATGTGAATCTTGAATCAAGGAAAATACAAGGCAACTGGAAGGCCCTATGGAAGGTGGATGTCCCTCCAAAGATTAAAAGCTTCCTATGGAGAGCTTGTAGAAAGTGCCTTCCTCATCGCATTTACCTGCATAAGCGAGGAATTCAAGTGTCAGCTTTATGCGTGGTGTGCAACAAGGACATGGAGACTTCATGGCATACGTTTATTACCTGCCCATACGCAAGAGAATGTTGGGCCAATGCGAAGCTGAATCAGGTAGTGGAAGCCCAAGCCGAAGTAGCAGAAGGTTTCACACAATGGTTATTCAAGATCATCCAAGACCTTAGCGGAGCAGAATTGAGAAATTTC ATATCACTAGCCAGGAGCAACAAAGAAGTACATGATGCAAGCACAAGGAATCATTATGGTATTTGGACACCACCCCCTAGTGGTACTGTTAAATGTAATATTGACGCAGCCTTTTTTGATGACATAAAATCTGCCGGGATAAGTATGGTGGTGCGAAATGACGAGGGAAGATTTCTTATGGCCAGAACTAACTTGATCAAAGGACTCTGTTGTGTCAGAGAAGGAGAAGCAATAGGACTGCTGGAAGCTCTGTCTTGGATCCGCAACTCGAACTATCCAAAGGTTCTCTTTGAAGTGGACGCGCTAACAGTATACAATGCTATGACGGAATCAGCTGTCGACATAACGGAGTTTGGAGGCATAATGGGTAGATGTAGAGACATAGTAGCTACAAACCCATGCTTTTCGGTTCATTTTACTCGTAGACAAGCAAATGAGGTTGCACATGTGTTAGCTAAGCATTCTCGATTTTACGCTAGTCCTTGCGTTTGGTCAGAAACACCAATGTGTATTGGTGCCCTTATGAATATGTATGTACCTTTACCAATCTGTTACTGA
- the LOC142524992 gene encoding uncharacterized protein LOC142524992, producing MKRKMGDRRKPANDSNKKTKIEWPTIRPKSNLQVIRLKDDDLITIQNYFTSAESKAFIKAAESIGFAHQGSLGPAKGEAYRDNDRVSVNDPILAEAMWQSGLQQLFSDFRIQGKVAVGLNPNIRLYRYTVGQQFGQHIDESVHLGEGKRTYYTLLIYLSGTPGRTKAKSKNDENGAPSKTKAKLKNNDSLQDSFDVLVGGETVFYGPRNAIVAEVPPTEGMALLHIHGSKCMLHEARIVSKGVKYVLRSDVVFS from the exons atgaagagaaaaatggGGGATCGAAGAAAACCAGCTAATGATTCGAACAAGAAAACGAAAATTGAGTGGCCAACCATCAGACCTAAGTCTAATCTTCAAGTTATTCGCCTCAAAGATGACGATCTGATTACT attcaaaattattttacatCTGCTGAATCAAAAGCATTTATAAAAGCTGCTGAATCAATTGGTTTTGCTCACCAAGGCAGTCTTGGTCCAGCAAAAGGTGAAGCTTACAGGGACAATGATCGTGTATCTGTCAATGATCCCATTCTTGCTGAAGCAATGTGGCAATCTGGACTTCAACAGTTATTCTCAGACTTTAGGATTCAGGGAAAAGTTGCAGTTGGCTTGAATCCTAATATCAGACTTTACAG GTATACTGTTGGTCAACAATTTGGACAACATATTGATGAAAGTGTTCATCTTGGAGAAGGGAAGCGTACATACTATACTTTATTAATTTATCTAAGTGGTACTCCTGGTAGAACTAAAGCCAAGTCAAAGAATGATGAAAATGGTGCTCCTAGTAAAACAAAAGCCAAGCTGAAGAACAATGATAGTCTTCAAGATTCTTTTGATGTATTGGTTGGAGGAGAAACTGTTTTCTATGGTCCACGAAATGCTATTGTTGCTGAG GTACCTCCCACAGAAGGAATGGCTCTACTTCACATTCATGGCAGCAAGTGCATGCTGCACGAAGCTCGGATTGTCAGTAAAGGTGTAAAGTATGTCTTACGATCTGATGTAGTATTTTCCTGA